The Euphorbia lathyris chromosome 4, ddEupLath1.1, whole genome shotgun sequence genomic interval CAGCATGCTGTCATCTTGTCCAGAACCCTGTGTTCCGCTCCAGCCAGAAGAAGCCGAAACAGCTTCATCGGAATTAGCCTTGGATGAAGTAAATTGTCCCTTCTTACGCTGCATCCTGATAATAGCCACACACACATATTAAAATGTTTCCTTAAGGAAACTTGAACTGAATGGTAGATACAAAATAATGTGTGGCATGCTTGATGACTTATACACCGAACCCAAACATTCTAGACATGCAACACTTCCATCTGCAACTTATGTAGTCTCTCAACATGAATTCCAAATAATCCATTCTATCCATCTACAAATTTGATTATATTTTTCAGAATGTATCAGTTGAAAGTAACATGATGGTATGAAAATAGGGGGACAGAATTGACTCTAACCAAAATTTAGAAGATAAACAGAAAATATGCATTGCAATTTTGCAATTTTAGTCCTCTTGATGAATAAAAGCAGCAAAACCAGAAATGGTGTACTTACGAAGGTGCAGAATGAATAACTCCACCACAACTTAACACCTCAAAATAACAATGGCTAAGAGCCATGGCACATGGTTGAAGTAAACAAAGTGCAGTTACAATCAGAGTTGATGAATATAAATAAGAGACAAAGGAGTATCATAGTGTCCTATGCTTGCACCATTTGCAATTGCTTCAGTTAAAAAGGCCATGATAATTTATGCGTGCAactatgaaaaagaaaaaggcatCAAGGGTAAGGTCACTAGTACAACATTAGTTGACAACGGGTGATCAGTACTTTTTTCTATAAAATGCTAAAAATTGTTCAAACTAggataatatataaatatttaataagaaAATGTTAAAACCTATTAATCTTTAACTCTAAAGGACAGAATCGTCCAATCAAGTGTTCCAAAATCCCTTTTTGGAATTATCAAATGATGCCTCCTAGAAGATGCACCTCATTGATCTCAAATTGCGAAtcatttcaaaaaataaataaaagatcaagcaCTAAAATTGCATTTGCCATCAATCCGATCACAAACTTATTCTATCTTTTGCTTCTGAGATTAAATGAAAAGAATAGAGATTAAAGAAAAAGCTCAAATAACTTTGAAGCCTGCCTTCTCTCAACCAAATCCCATGCATAATGAAGTTCGAAAGACATGCACATACTTATGCAATTTCAGAATACCTGAGAGCAACTTCTTTCCGCACACTGTATcggatttttttatcaaaacaccgctcttttcttttttccctGAAACGACGTAAAGAGGCTGCTCTCTGAGGTTGAGTTAACCTTGCAGACAAGTCACTTGGAACCTAGCAGATAAGTGGCTAGTTGGTTACaggaaacaaataaaagaaaacagcAGAAGTACCTCAGGAAATCATGATCAAAAAGAATTTGCATGAATACCTTCTGGGTTAAAGGAAGAGTCCCCGTGTTAGGAATACCAGCAGGGATTTCATACCCGCCTAAAAGTAGCAGAACAGCCTGCACCTGTTAAAACAATAGCATCCAAGATTATCTTTATAGCTCATGCAAGAAgaaaacctaattgaaaaaagAACTGATTTTGGAAGACTGCAAAAAGATAGACGGCACTACAGTAAAAAATCAAAACGTTACAGAACAGATTTAAACAGATAAACCATCTTAATATTGTTGAACTCAAAAGTAGGACATGGCTCTATCTGATTAAAGAagaaaatttataaattcatGTTTAGCCAACATTCATATGACTCCTTCAAGCATCACAAACACCAaagaacaacaaacaacaaagccttcgtcctgaaatgattcggggtcggctaacatgaccataaatcaagtcgtgtcagcgacataaattctctccctccactccgtcctatccactaccatattttcctcaatccccaataaactcatatcactctcaatcaccctcttccaagtttgcttaggtcttcccccaTCCCTCACcattacatccctttgccactcttcagtcctcctaaccggcgcatcaagcactcttagtcttacatggccaaaccaccttagtcggttttccaaCAAACACCAACAAACAAAAATTCCAACAAAAAGAGCATGCTTGAAGAATATAATTGCTAAGTTACACAAAATTCCCAGAATTGAAACAAAAGACTAATCCTTTAGTGTCAAAACAGGAACTAAGATACAATATGCAGTATTGTTGGCCAAACCGAAACAAAATAGTTGTATATCAAATCACAGTTAGTTAATTACTAAAGGCGCACTAAGGCGTCAAGAGGTCCTGGAACCTAGGCGCAAGgcatactaaaaaaaataatatataaaatcataaataacaacaattaacaaTTAACAATTCTGAAATACAACAAATAGTCGAATACTAAATCATATCCAATTATAGCATGAAATAAATTCGAAATTAACTATTAACTCtttcataatcataaatcattctacctccgtttcatattacatgtctttctagagattcttttttgtttcatattacatgtcattttaaaACGCGAGTTTatggaaattaattagaataatagacttattatagaataaataaatattggaatcaataaataaagggcaacaatgtcttttttttcaaatatccttaatttctatacaactctctaaaaagacatgtaatatgaaacggagggagtaATAATAAAATCGAAATCTAAAGATTAAAGTTCAACCAAttcctaaattaattaaataatggtTTAATAACTATGTTTCATAAAGACTAAAGTCTCCATATAGTCCATATTCATGACTCATCAAAGTCATCAGCATTACTATCATCATCTTCAACATCAAATTTATCTTCAAGGTTCTCAATCTTCATCTTCAACGTACTCATCCCCAAAGCcagattcttcttcttcctcatccctTAAAACTGTAGGAGTTCTTTCTCGAACACTAGAAGATGATGTTTTAGCCTTCTCCTTTAACCTAGGCCTAACACTTGAAGTAGAGGTATTCATGATATTTTTTCCTACTCTAGTATGATAAGCCTTTTCTTCAACCGTAGATGATATAAATAGGAAAGGGTTGAGATTTAAACGAACACGTTTTAACTTGGAACCCTAAGAAAAAACTGTATGTTTTATAGAATTGTGCCTAGGCACACCTCCGACAAGGCACTAGGCTCACAATGGCGCACTCAGGCACACGTTTCTTGAATAAATCCTGCCTTTTGGCTTGCCACATGACATGCATGGAGTCTAGCGCCTGAGGCAGGCCTTTGATAACTATGAATCAAATGTGTATTATCTATGACTGAAGCCAGGATGAATAGTTTAATAGCCTAATACAAGCCATTCAGTGAAGCACCATCATGTTCTCAATTTGTTGCCAACAGAAATTTCTAAAATAAGAGCGGACTTCTAAACAAATCCTACTTTGATTCTAAAAACAAACAGCCAATAGAAAGAGCACAACTTTTTGAGTAAATCATTGAATACAAAACACAATATGAGAAAAGAATTAATCACATTGAAGAAAGTAAAACCAAGCTAAAACCTTCTTCGGATGAGTAAGTACTGGGAGTAAGCTAATCAAAACCATGTCTATCAAACTTGGACAAATAGAAAACATGCTCGCTAAACAAGTCTTAGAGCATGAAATCACATCCCTATGATTTAAATCAATGGACATGTGCACTTCTCACTTGACCAAGATGATATACAAAGACAGAAAGTCTGATCTAAGAGATCAGGCATTCAATACATCCAGACTAAACTCCACAAGAATCCACTAATGTAGTAAAACTGAATTCAGAAGCAAGAGTATCGTCCCAATGGACCAATATTAACTGAACCACGAAAACAAAGGAGGGATTACAAAATTAAACGGCAACCCAACTGCAAAATAAGCACGTTtcagcacaaaaaaaaaaaaaaaaaaagcataattCAACCAACCTTATCTGGGGAAACAGCATCGAACACATATACCTCACCCTGGAAAGACAGAGTAAGCTGATCAGCTTCGCTACCATTTCCAACCACCATAGCATAATCTTGACCACCAGAAACGCGAATAGCAGCGGCAGGACCATCTTCCATGCCATCTCCGCTTCCAGTACCATTTTCATAGTGGATGTTGGGGTCGTCTAAAGACTCCTCCCCACCTCCATGTatgtcttcatcttcttcttccaatTGGGTGTGTATGTTCATTGCTTCTGCACTATAAATTGGAGCTTCCCTATTCAAATTTGGCATTTTCAAACATTTGAAGGCATATAGGGATAGTCAAATAAATACCCAATTACTAACTAgtgtagcaaaaaaaaaaaagccctAAAAAGAGGATAGGTGGAAGAAGCTGAAGTAACCGGAAATAtcccccaaaaaaaaaacattaaaaggAATTAGGATCTTATAacagaataaagaaaagaacaaaTCTTTAACGTCAAAAATTCTATGAacaagaaaaggaaaaggaaatcAAAACcaggataaaataaataacacaaTTTAGAAAGAAAGAATTAAAAAGCTTTAATACGTTAATTTGTAGCGCAGATGAAATAGCGAATTGATTTAAGAAGAAAGGCCCTAAATTTGGAAACAGGATTGAGGTTGCGACATGGCGacaaaaacaaaagagagaAAGTGGGGAAGAAACGGCGGTGAAAGAAGACGATTGATTTAAAATGGGCGTAGAAAAGGGAAAATTTACGAATTGTGCCACTGTGTTGGTGGTAGAGTAGAGGCCACTATGATAATGCCACGATGGACAAGGGTACCGTAAATTTAGGAGACATGGTGGAAGAAGGTAAATGTAAACGTATACGAACTTACCAAAGTGTGGAGACTTCCTATTCATTGGTTACAATACTACTACTTAAACATCTCCCCACAAGGATTGGACACCTAACATCCACATTGATATGGAATATTCTAAGATGAGTTTTAGGAGTCTTTCTATTTAAGAATGACACGTGTCACGTTAAAGAACTTGATTTCACGTGTCAGCTTCTTAACGAAGATTGTCAACCTAAAACGGTTATATCACTATTAACAGTTTTTGGTGATTTAGGTGTAGGATCGTGGTTGGATGTGCGTGGCCCAACAGTTCTTTTTGACTGGATCACGTGGTATTGGCGGGTTTTTTTTGGAGAGATTGTTTCTTATTGGCAGGGGCAGAGGCAGAGGTCTAGAGGGGCCGAGGTTCCACTTCTGTCGAAACCATCCCTACATGGATGGTTTTCGGCCCCTCCGGCCATTAGAACTACCCCCTATTATGAATGATTTCGTCATCTGTTTCCGACAAATTAAGGTTCAAAGTAGTTAATTAACTCAatgagtttgtatttaattacaataTGATAGGCGATAAATTtctctaagtttgtttaaaacgACAATAGATCTAAACTATGTGTCTATCTCGGACCCTCACCTAATCACTCGGGAGAAATATGTCTTGATATGAGTGTAGATCACGTTTACATTTGCAAACATGTTATCTTTTGAGAACAAGACTTTCCCATCCATAACATATCATTGCCAACTCTCGCCACTGAGAAAGCTTCTGTCTCTCTACCGTTTCTTCACTCATCCCAATGTCCCTTTCGACGTCCACCAAGTATTGCCCACTCTTATACTACATTTGTTTCAACACTCTCACTTTCTCAATAAATAAGCGATTTCATCTCAGAATATCCCTTATCTCTCCCACCTACACCATGACAATAACATCCTCCACATTCATCCTCGACACTGGTCTCTCTAGTCTCCTTACCACCACAAACCTCAACTTCAAGTATATCACCATCCACACCATCACATGTTTCCCATACCCATGTCTCCACCACTATAACCTCTGAAGCTACACCCTCAACAACAACCAACCCAGATCACTATCAATCTAGATTCTCCTACCATCCCTACATCTCCCGTCATACCCACTCTTGCACTTGCCACTAAAGAATCTTGTTCCCTCTCCAATCACCCAATATAAATCATATACCTCAAGACACCTTGTGTTCATCATATGATACTTCAACCTTCTACTTTTTAACTCAACATGACATTTTCCAGCCGTCATTTCCACTACAACCAATCCTCTAACTGAACCTTGTCTTTCACTAAAGCTCATAAAATACCAGAATGGAGACATGCTATGTCACTTAAAATCAAATCCATTATTGATTATAATATATGGACTCTTATTCATCGCTCTTCTTGTTGCAACATTGTTAGTTTTCGTTGGTTGTTTCATATCAAACAAAGGTAGATGGTTCAGTTGAACGTTATAAAGCTCGTCTTATTACATCTGGCTTCACCCAAAAATATGGTCTGGATTATAAAGAAACTTACAGTCCAGTCGTCAAAGCTACCACCATTTGGACAATCTTTGCCTTGACCCCTCCAAATAACTAGTATATCAATCAGCTTGATGTCTTGGATAACTTTCTCCATGGAAACCTCACTGAGACTATTTTTATGGAGAAACCTTATGGATTTGTTGATTGTGATAAACCAAACCATGCGTGCCTCCTAAAATATCTTTGTATGGTTTGAAATAGGCACCTCGTGAATGGTTTACTCGTCTAAAGGGCTTCATTCTTCACATGTCCCTTGATAATCATTCATTATTCACCCAACACACTCAAATTGAAAAACTTTTTGTGTTATCTTATGCGGATGATATCTTGATCATAGGTACCCATTCCACCCTTATCCATCAAATTGTAGCTCAAATTGAAAGTGAATTTCCTTTTTTGCAACCTTGGTCACGATGCTTATTTGCCGGGGTTAGAAATTCAATACACATCGAAGGCATTCACCTCTCTCAAGAGAGATATAGAAACTACCACTTGAACACATCAACGTGGTCGTTTGCAAAACCCATCTAACTCCATTCGTTACCACTCCCAACCTCTCTAAAGAGCTTGGTCAACCTCTGACTAATGGTGATGATTATCGATGAAATAGTGGGTGCTCTCCAATACTTGATCATCACTCCCCTAGATCTTGCTTTCTTGGTCAACAAACTATGTCAATTCATGCATTGCCCCACTGATGAACATTGAAAATTAGTAAAAGGGGTTCTTCGCTACATCTATGGTGCAACTGATCATGGTCTGATGTTCTTTCATCGTCCCATTCAGACTATTTAATGCTACTCTAATAGTGATTGGGGTAGATACCCAGATAACCATAGATCCACTTGAGCTTAATGTGTTTTCCTTGGTCCCAATCTTATCTCTTGCAATTACGTAATCTACCTACTATTGTTTGCTCCtccacacacacaaaaaaaacgaATACAAAGCAGCTGCCAATGCTAGGGTATCATTTGTCTCTGCCTGCTCAACTTTGGTGTGAAAACGTGAGTGCAATTTATCTCACGGCTAACCTTGTCTTTCATGTTCGTAGAATTGGACTACCGTTTTTCTCGTGAACAGGTCGCTCGTCACTTCATCGACGTCCGATTCATTTCTACAGATGATCAAGCTATTGATATCttcatcaagcctttgccaAGTACACAATTCCCATTGCTTCACAATCGTTTTACTATTTATCCTCGGCATCAACTTACGGGGGATGTTAAACTAATATGGTATTTGGAATACCATTAACTTCCTTTGACTCACATAAATACAAATTATTCTTCTTACAAATTCTTCGTACTATCACATTTATGctattgtatatatatgttatttCCTCTCtgcatctataaatagagataGATACTTGTAGTAAAAAATACATATACAATAACTTATCTTTATGTACATGTACATGGGTCAATCCACTATGAATCATTTGCTATAttattccatcaattaaatctAGGGATATGTAACGGGCTGACAATGGAGATTGCCGGTAAATCATACTCATTTGTCCAGAGACCATCATGTTAGTTACACCAAAGCTGAGAGGTCGCATGTGTATTACTCATACGATTTATCAACAATTCACGTAATCAACTGATATTTACACTGGTTAATAATCATTTATATTTTCACGTAGTATATATCGAAGTTCAAGAATTTTTATATCCAGTTTAAAGTACAGGGTCATTGTGTTAGTAACTAATGCCAAAGTTAAGAGGTCATTGGtgtattttttttccaaaatatacaatgttagaaaaaaattatattaaagtgAAT includes:
- the LOC136225997 gene encoding GATA transcription factor 28-like produces the protein MPNLNREAPIYSAEAMNIHTQLEEEDEDIHGGGEESLDDPNIHYENGTGSGDGMEDGPAAAIRVSGGQDYAMVVGNGSEADQLTLSFQGEVYVFDAVSPDKVQAVLLLLGGYEIPAGIPNTGTLPLTQKVPSDLSARLTQPQRAASLRRFREKRKERCFDKKIRYSVRKEVALRMQRKKGQFTSSKANSDEAVSASSGWSGTQGSGQDDSMLETLCTHCGISSKSTPMMRRGPAGPRTLCNACGLKWANKGVLRDLGKVPTMAIQGPPGKPIEQIEGEANETDAVAVVADIVSSSNGDNSALTAEV